TACGAGCAGGCGAGGGAACTCCTGGCCCTGTCCGGCTGGCAGGTGCCCGTCGAGCCGATCACGACGGCGGAGCTCAACCGCCCCGCCCCCCGGCCCGCCTGCTCGGCGCTTGACTCGTCAGCCCTCGGCGCCGAGGGCATTCCGATGCGCCCGTGGCGCGAGGCGCTGGCGGACTTCACCGAGCGCCTGCGGCACCAGGAGCCGGACCTGTTTCCTACCGCCCGGGCGTAGCGGCCTCGCTGATCGCCCGGTACAGGTCAGCCGTCAGATCCACGGGAACGTCCACGTCCCTGGCGAGGCCGGCCGGGCGAAGCGCGACAGCGCGCAGACCCGCCCGGCGGGCCAGCGTCCGGTGACGCCAAAAGCTCCCCGGCCCGAAGGCCGGCTCCAGCCGGGCGGGCAAGGCCAGCGCCAGGGCGTTGGTGCCTCCGTCCGGAGACGGCACCAGCGCTATCGTGGACGGATTCTTCAGGGCGCCCAGCACCGCTGAGATGTCACCGGGGTGTACCCACGGCACGTCTCCGGGCAGTACCAGAGCCGCCTGCCAGCCCCGGGCGATCGCCTCATCGAGGGCGGCTTTCACGGAGGGGTTCAACCCTCCGCGGTCTTTCGACCAGGTGCAGCCGAACTCGGCGCAGAGTTCCACCACCGG
The genomic region above belongs to Bacillota bacterium and contains:
- the cofC gene encoding 2-phospho-L-lactate guanylyltransferase; translated protein: MLPEVTVAIIPVKGALAGKSRLAPVLGPAARSRLVLWMLGRVALAARQAGLDVHVVGGDPPVVELCAEFGCTWSKDRGGLNPSVKAALDEAIARGWQAALVLPGDVPWVHPGDISAVLGALKNPSTIALVPSPDGGTNALALALPARLEPAFGPGSFWRHRTLARRAGLRAVALRPAGLARDVDVPVDLTADLYRAISEAATPGR